A part of Bufo bufo chromosome 7, aBufBuf1.1, whole genome shotgun sequence genomic DNA contains:
- the LOC121008807 gene encoding uncharacterized protein C21orf58-like produces MSPVPVPQKGEVDLTLLQKLQEQVPKSEEEEWVRSKAEKNQEGLPEAWPTAKANAKRVARILQQQLPQQPATIIQQLPPQQPLITQIAPPQAYQPPRSGSIKEDMVEMMLMQNAQMHQIIMHNMMLKALPPMGLDRPAKNEPSHSSILQDLHFANPVLLKAEKIRPSSVHHHHHYTPPGLPPAPPTMQPAIGYPMWPQMMMPSNSMGRQI; encoded by the exons atgtCCCCAGTTCCAG TTCCACAAAAAGGGGAGGTGGATCTAACCCTTCTCCAGAAGTTGCAAGAACAAGTTCCTAAATCAGAAGAGGAAGAGTGGGTAAGGAGTAAGGCCGAGAAGAATCAGGAAG gtttgcctgaagCTTGGCCTACAGCCAAAGCTAATGCAAAAAGAGTTG CTCGGATCTTGCAGC AACAGTTACCCCAGCAGCCAGCCACTATAATCCAGCAgctacctccacagcagccgctgATCACTCAGATTGCTCCTCCACAAGCCTATCAGCCGCCACGGTCAGGGAGCATCAAAGAAG ATATGGTGGAGATGATGCTTATGCAGAATGCCCAAATGCACCAGATCATTATGCACAACATGATGCTGAAAGCACTGCCCCCTATGGGTTT agatcgccccgcaaaaaatgaaccctcacacagctcaatac TTCAGGACCTTCATTTTGCCAACCCTGTACTTTTGAAAGCGGAGAAGATCCGTCCATCATCGGTACACCATCACCACCACTATACACCACCGGGCCTTCCGCCTGCGCCTCCCACAATGCAGCCAGCAATTGGCTATCCAATGTGGCCTCAAATGATGATGCCTTCAAACAGCATGGG